One Carassius auratus strain Wakin chromosome 3, ASM336829v1, whole genome shotgun sequence genomic region harbors:
- the LOC113050652 gene encoding tetraspanin-1: MGCFGFLKTMMFIFNGIIFLAGAAILGVGIWVKVDSGSVLSFLQNIQGAPGELGQVLNVGYLLIAVGAVLLILGFLGCCGAIRESRCMLLLFFIIILLVFIAEVAGAIVLLVFKPVAENLIKQVEGEVVKSIRSDYGKNPDVTGLWNTTMTALKCCGFNNYTDFTNSFFVNNTKSYPFQCCNRLPCNETTVFNSTIPGCFPALKKLVDDNAVIIIAVALGIATLELAAMIVSMILYCKIGSKRD; this comes from the exons ATGGGTTGCTTTGGATTTTTGAAAACCATGATGTTTATCTTCAATGGTATCATCTTC CTGGCAGGAGCAGCTATTCTGGGTGTGGGGATCTGGGTGAAGGTGGACAGCGGGTCTGTCCTGAGTTTTCTGCAGAATATACAAGGAGCCCCAGGCGAGCTGGGGCAGGTGTTGAACGTGGGCTACCTCCTCATCGCTGTGGGCGCTGTGCTGCTCATCCTGGGCTTCCTGGGCTGCTGTGGAGCCATCAGAGAGAGCAGGTGTATGCTGCTGCTG TTCTTCATCATTATTCTGCTTGTGTTCATCGCTGAAGTCGCCGGGGCCATTGTTCTGCTGGTCTTTAAGCCTGTG GCTGAAAACCTGATCAAACAGGTGGAAGGCGAAGTTGTGAAGAGCATCAGAAGCGATTATGGGAAAAATCCGGACGTCACTGGACTGTGGAACACGACCATGACCGCG CTGAAATGCTGTGGCTTCAACAACTATACAGATTTCACGAATTCTTTCTTTGTGAACAACACCAAGAGTTACCCCTTCCAGTGCTGTAATAGACTTCCATGCAATGAGACCACAGTTTTTAATTCG ACTATACCAGGTTGTTTCCCGGCGTTGAAGAAGCTGGTAGATGATAATGCAGTTATCATCATAGCTGTGGCATTAGGCATCGCTACTCTTGAG CTTGCGGCGATGATCGTCTCCATGATCCTGTACTGTAAAATAGGATCTAAACGGGATTAA